The DNA window aaagagttataaaattacaaaaattaaaaactctctgtatatctatccactggaaccttgcagatgagtgatttaTCCGCTGATacatcagctgatttgacgatgtttttaaatgctttctccaaagcttgaaatgctgtcagtgatgtaatcagcacacaagcagccaatagtgttcagctttttctgacaactcctccctcaaaatttcattggctgtggtttggtagcttgaatgaactgatggggaatgagttgttgtcagatcatgtagtgtgtgacccccctcttgtggatcattgttgcctagtgtgaacaccacagagattaaaagacacaaagtcaggtcatgtagtgtgaacggcacagcaatctgctgatgtttaaaatcctgtagtgtgaactaggctttagttGTTCTCAAAGATCAGAGCATAAACGTGGATCATTCTCACtgtaatcaaaactttttaaaagcgCACTGGGAAACTGCAGTTAATTATATGTACACAGTTTTGCAATATTTAGagttatattacagtatattattatataatttgttacattcattcattcctttatattcagcttagtcacttatttataaggggtcgccatagtggaatgaaccaccaactattccagcaaatgttttagagcggatgcccttccagccgcaacccagtactgggaaataattTATTACATACAGAGTCAAATTCTGAAACCagtgtattaactaatgcatttaaCTAACATGGTAATATATCTTGCATGTTAGGTCATGTTATCAAATCCATGATCGAATCCATTATATGTATGTAAACATGTTAATATAAAAAGATTCATTAGAATATGTTAACATTAACGAAGATGACGTAATGCTGAATGAAGTTGTTGttcacacagcaaattcattagtGTTAAATTTTGAGTGTtgaggtaattcagagtaaagtgttataattctagagttagataaagataaaataaccctctcagtgttggaagctgatttgcctccttgtcgcACAGAGTTACATGTATCTAACGCTAATATAGTATTGACTACTACATCCGGGAATTTATGCAGCAATATCCCTGAGGGATTTTTCCATACGCCATTTTCTTCTGCCACGAGGAGCAATGAGAAGCAGCAACTGGTGAGTAAAAGTACTTAAAATGTTTATACATAGACATTTGACATAAAAATTGTTATATATACGTTAGTTTTAAATATCATATGTAATTTTCCATCATTTATTTAGTTCTGTACTATCTATGTTACATTAAAGAAACTAAAGCTGTCTTAACCGCTCCTCTTGGTTAAAATACGTGAAAATACGGTTTGTGACTGATTTGAATTGCTTTCCTTAAACATTAACGCAATAGTTAATAAAGTTTTACTGATGTTTAACAAGATAACGTTATATTTTTATTCCCGTGCGCGGGCCCGCGCGGTTCGGAAAACTAACGTTACCTCCAGCTCCCTCACGCCATACCCGGGCACTTTTCACACACTTTTGCTGGTAACAGCAAAAGAAAGGTCCACGCGTGTGAGGGAGCTGCTTCGTTTATTTATGTAACACAGCCATACGTCGTGCTTTTTTTGCTTGCTTGATTCaacatcaaaagaaaaaacgcCCGTTGTATAGCACTAACAAGTGCCCTTTCTAGATAATTTAACACCTGCCATTCGCCATTTTCTTCCATCGCGAGCAGGAGTGGTGGTGAGGTTCACGTGCTATTTCTGCGTGAGGCGATTATTCTGACTAAATTCACGACAGAAAGTTTTAGTTAATGATCATAATTTATCAAATTTAGAACGAACGTTACTCGTAGCATgtctttgtgtgagtgtgtgtgcgtgcttgcgtgTGTACGTTAATTTAGCTTCGTTAACTAACGTAAAGTTACATCTTTTTTATAGGAATCAACAGCTTCTTGAGGCTCAACGTTCAGATATTTCTCCTTCGGGTAAGTGGGAGTTACATGTGAAGTTATAAATTTAGACTCGAGAGTTATGAATTCTGCCAATGTTGATAGAAAATGCCATTTGCAGATAAGCTAATTGCTTTCAGAAGTCATGCTAGAAAGTTTACGAAGACTAGTTGTATGTTTAACTATCTATAATTTATTAAACGTGTTGTCTTAAGTTCATAGGATATTGGGGCACCTAAAAGGTACAAATATAACAGTTAATAAAAAGCAATTTACAGTTGAccagttattttttattactctttTGTCAAGCTTGTCGAATTGTCAGTTTAGCGAAGGTGACAAGTTTATTTTTGCTTTAGTGCGTTTGTTAAACAGGGTAGAACGATATTGCCGTCATCATGACAAGTGTGAAAGGCAGTATGTACAGTTAGAAGCCTTTCAAGCCTTAAAAGAACGATTGAATACACAACAACTTCAGTTTCAGAAGGTACTTTTTTATGGCAAAGCATAAGAAAGCATAATATAATCTTTCTGAatgttattttgtaaattaaattaggTATTTATCATTTAGATATCTAATAAAAATTGTACTGTATGTCCCTTTTTTTTCCTCTGTAGACGCATGTTGTTGATACAAAAATGATAATTAAGGTGCAGTATGAAAATCGCAAGAAATACATCAAATTACAGGCTGCTGATTTTGATGAATTCATTTCTCAAGGTAAAATTCCCAATAACAATTTGAGTAAGTAATAACATGTACTAggttacggaaccccggaagggacatagtggaggagaaaaaattggctggttaaaaaaaaaaaaaaaaaaaaatgggtgaaagaagaaaaaaaatgggtgggaggaaaatatatatttatattataaatatatatttatatttatttaatatatatatatatattaagtttttgcattatctcgcaaaaatgtttctccacaaacacttcctgttcacttcactcacgtaaaccctcccgttttttgccgaaattctcccatattttaccattctattccACTTTCTTTAATATGCAATatatatgcaacctctgaaccagtgaatgcatgtataagcgctgactgacagacgcgctctgtacaataaactgattccagatcagcgtctgtacgtgccatttaaagggacacttctgttatcaaacaagtgagcagctaatgaatctcatgttttgttttgtttgataacagaggtgtcactgtaagaatgcacagatctataatgaaagcagtccattactttacaatctgtttgtgctcatttaagaaaaaatttgctgtttaaaataaaacatgtaggacggagatgtttacatattattcagtgtatttgtctgtttaaacatacacccgctcctctgtaaatggcgtgtacagaagctggTCTGGCATttgctgattcagaggttgcatataaAAGGTGACGATCGACGCACGTATTAATGTagagaaagtgggatagaatggtaaaatacaggagaatttcAGCAAATCGGGAGGGTTTACATGATTGAAGTGCACAGAAAGTGTATGTGGAGAAACagtttgcgagataacgcaaaacattttTGCGTGGGAACACAAAACTTtgtgagagaacgcaaaaacttaaaaaatatatattttcctcctacccatttttttctttcacccattttttttttttttttcacccagccaattttatttctcctccactacgtcccttccggggttccgtactaGGTGGAGGTAATttggtaatttaaaaaaatgtaacatgttTCTCTTTATCATCATTTAGTGAGAGAAAAGTTCTCCATTCCTGCTAGCAACATTACAGTGGAAGATGACTCTGGCACGGAGGTGGATGAAACTGTGTTTGCAGAATTGTCTGCAGTGGCAGGGATTTGCTTTGTTGTGAAGGACGGTTTGGATCacggtaaaaaataaatagtagtgGTCATTTTAGATAATTTAATTCACTCTGTATTCATCTTACGTCCATTTTAGTTGCATAGTTAaccaaatgctaaaaaaaaaaaaactgccagcaATTCCTCACTAGTGTGTAAAGACTTTTACTCTGTTTTGAAGAAAAGGTCTCATTAGTTGGCATTggttaatatgtaaattaaaataaatgttaataattaaaatattctttatttaGTCTTTATTATAAAAAGATTACCAGAGTAACAAGTTACCAAGATTACAAATATGGTAACACATGTATTTGTCATTATTAATATTGGATAATTTTACTAATAAAATTTTCAATAAATTATTACTGATATTTGATATCTGATATATCCATAAGTATACTGCAAATAAGGGTAATtgctttttatatgttttgttttattcagacACATCTCGGTCATCAACTCCATCTGCACCGCTGTCATACAGTGAGAGTTCCCTCTCTGTTTTGAGTAGTGGCAGTGACAGTGACTTGTCAAGACAACCCAAACGAATGAAAATTGATGAAGAGCCATTACAGAGTGCTTTGGCCAAAGATGTAAGTTTATCGTCTGAAGTGTGCAATGGGTACTAagtgtaaaacaaaaaactatataGGGCAGGGCGATAATTCGGtatcgataattatcacaatatgtatttttttcgaTAAAACAAGTGTTCGATAATATTTATGCAGTATGCGTAAGGCTGCGCAGGCATTTTGCAGCCTGCATTTCCAGATGCCACACGCAGTACAAGCTTACAGCCATACAGTATTAGTTGCACTTGGAGGGGtaagaaaaaaataaggtaaaaaaatgAAGATGCTAATAACATTACAGACCCAAACAAGTGTTGGTAAGCCAGCTCAACTACCCAGCAGAGTTTCATCATTTTTGAAAGCCGTGCCTTACAagaaaaaaaccctgaaaaaaaaaaaaaaaaaaaaaaaaaaaatatatatatatatatatatatatatatatatatatatatatatatatatataattttacaaaatgtcttAAATCAGCTGCACTAAGCGGTTGGCATTCTGAAAatctttaattaatatatataagatttgacatttatcgtgataattatcgatatagACTGATATGAAATAAATTATCGTGATATGATGATTTTCCCAACAAGCATTACTCTTGTTGgcttaataaaacaattaacagtCTAATTTACATTTTAGCTTATAAAGCAGATCCTCCAAACAAAATCAGGAGGGACAAAAGTGTTGGAAGAATATGACGAAACTGGGACATTGTGTGACAGTACAAGAAGGCAAATGGTTAACATTCTTGCTGCCTACATGGTTGAAATGGAAGGGTAAGTTTGTTGTATTAATATTAGGCAGTTAATTGCTATAAAGCTTTTTTTCTCTTAAGTTTTTTTCGTGTACTTTTTCATATTGCGCAAGTATTAaaatcaatttttatttatttttgcaggaGAATCCCTCAGCGGAGTACTAAAGAAAAATATGCATTGGGAATTGTCACCTTGTTCCCTGCATTAAAAGATCCCTTTTCAACAAAAGGATATGtaagttatgtatttattttaacatattgatttaaaatgtatttatcattaAGAAAAGGTAATGAATTTGCTTGACACTTTTAAGGACTGTCACAATAATTAGTGCACGTGCGTGTGTTGTATTTGTTAAATTATGTTAGTGTGGATTAACTACTGAAAAAGACAACAGTAGCAACAttaatttgaaacattttaataaaatattattctaCATAATATTTATACTATGAAAAAGTTATGACTGTGGGATTCCTTCTATTTGCTTATAATAAAGTTAAACCAACTTATGTCTCTGTTTTTGATTAGGAACATTTTTATGATGGCCAAAGTGGCTCTGGATTTCTTGCGTGGAGGTTAAAGACAATTCAACGAAAGACTAAAATTGAGTTCAGAGAGTTTAAAATACAGAATGCAGGAGCAGGTGGTCCAACCCAGGAAAGGGAGCTGCCTTCGGCTGCTGATCAGTTGGATGAAGAACGTTGTAAAGAGTTAATTTCCTTAATGAACCACACCACTGACCGAGAAACTGTCCTGCAAAAGATGAAGGAGACCTTCTGCTATAGACAGCGCCTTATCTACAATCCTGACGAGTCGCACAACATCCTCACAGTGTTTCCAAGGCTGTTGGACACGAAAGGGCTGGTAAGTGATGAAATGATTTCCGTGAACTACAATTCATATCTGTAAAGCATGAGATGGTCAGTAATACTTTTTTGTTGTTCTGTTCCTGCAGATAGATCAAGATTTTAGCCTCCTATTTGGTGCAGAAACAGCTGCCAAACTGCTTGAGAAGTGGCCTACCTTCTTTAAGGAAAAAGTGATCAGAGAAGCAGAGAGACTTACTACCACCTCAGTGCTCCAAAGCTTGCTGAATTCAGCCAGGAATCTGTACAATGATGAGTCTTCCGAGGATCATCGAGGTATGTCAAAGAAAAATTTAATATCTAACAGAGAGCTCTAATGTGAATTTATGAAAAACAGCTAATAAgggaaaataataaattgttctATTGTTTCGTACAGAGTGGGACAGTGATATGGCATCTTTTTTGCTGCTCCTGCACCTTCTACCACCTCAGCcttctaaaaagaaaaaacagaagaTCAGTGCAGCTCAGGCCATGGAACATCTAGTTGTGTTTCACAAGGTTTGTGCAGAGCTACAGTTTGTGATTAACTGGGCAAGATAAGCTTAATTAATTTAGTGCATAATCTAAGATTATCATGATGATCTATTTTTTCCTCCAGTCAAACAACAGTTTTGAAGAACACTTCGCAAAACAGGAGGGACATCGCCAACCATACCTCCTTGCTTCAGGAATGCACAAGAGCGCCATCAGCAATTACTTTATTGCAATGGACAAGATGATCATCCCATGCCAGGGAACCACCTCGTTGGCAGCCATTGATGAACTGTTTAAAGCACACTTCTTTTTCAGTGTAAGCTATGATGATGCACTCAGCAACATGTACACATTCCTCCAGACAACAGTCTACGGTGTAGATGTTGACACCACTAAAGAAAGTCCAAAGGTGAAGGAGTTACGAGCAAAGTTCATGAACAGAAACTAAAAGACTATGTTAAAGTGCCACATTTGCAGAACATTGCATGATGCACCCAGTTCATTAATTCAGCACCTTAAGTTTTTTCATGGGTTATATCCTggcaaaaagtttgtttttgtttgtgcacAAGAAGGATGCTCAAGGCAGTTTAAAAGTTTTAAgggttttaaaatgcatttaaatacttGTCATTATAC is part of the Danio rerio strain Tuebingen ecotype United States chromosome 15, GRCz12tu, whole genome shotgun sequence genome and encodes:
- the LOC797963 gene encoding uncharacterized protein codes for the protein MRSSNWNQQLLEAQRSDISPSVRLLNRVERYCRHHDKCERQYVQLEAFQALKERLNTQQLQFQKTHVVDTKMIIKVQYENRKKYIKLQAADFDEFISQVREKFSIPASNITVEDDSGTEVDETVFAELSAVAGICFVVKDGLDHDTSRSSTPSAPLSYSESSLSVLSSGSDSDLSRQPKRMKIDEEPLQSALAKDLIKQILQTKSGGTKVLEEYDETGTLCDSTRRQMVNILAAYMVEMEGRIPQRSTKEKYALGIVTLFPALKDPFSTKGYEHFYDGQSGSGFLAWRLKTIQRKTKIEFREFKIQNAGAGGPTQERELPSAADQLDEERCKELISLMNHTTDRETVLQKMKETFCYRQRLIYNPDESHNILTVFPRLLDTKGLIDQDFSLLFGAETAAKLLEKWPTFFKEKVIREAERLTTTSVLQSLLNSARNLYNDESSEDHREWDSDMASFLLLLHLLPPQPSKKKKQKISAAQAMEHLVVFHKSNNSFEEHFAKQEGHRQPYLLASGMHKSAISNYFIAMDKMIIPCQGTTSLAAIDELFKAHFFFSVSYDDALSNMYTFLQTTVYGVDVDTTKESPKVKELRAKFMNRN